In Oxyura jamaicensis isolate SHBP4307 breed ruddy duck chromosome 20, BPBGC_Ojam_1.0, whole genome shotgun sequence, the following are encoded in one genomic region:
- the LOC118176522 gene encoding neuritin-like: MGQRRGTAVLLVLLVALGHRVLGTACTDVYQGFSDCVLKLGENMATYEEEESIEPQGLHRVCGYWDEFHICALTVLWECQKEAAAVWEMLRRESRKVKFRGSLFDLCSPSTAQSTAGTQVPKVSVLGIPLIIAWLNSGPAALIAVCGAQ, encoded by the exons ATGGGGCAGCGGCGGGGCACGGCCGTGCTGCTCGTCCTGCTCGTCGCCCTGG GGCACCGGGTGCTGGGCACCGCGTGCACAGATGTCTACCAAGGCTTCTCGGACTGCGTCCTGAAACTGGGGGAGAACATGGCCACAtacgaggaggaggagagcatcgagccccaggggctgcaccGGGTCTGTGG GTACTGGGACGAATTTCACATCTGTGCCCTGACGGTGCTCTGGGAGTGCCAGAAGGAAGCAGCGGCTGTCTGGGAGATGCTGAGGAGGGAGTCCCGAAAGGTCAAGTTTCGAGGCAGTTTGTTTgacctctgcagccccagcacggccCAGAGCACTGCCGGGACCCAGGTTCCCAAAGTTTCTGTCCTCGGCATCCCCCTCATCATCGCTTGGCTGAACTCAGGACCCGCAGCTCT GATTGCAGTGTGTGGTGCTCAGTGA
- the TP53TG5 gene encoding TP53-target gene 5 protein, which yields MGDQPCPLGCRDPKSHLRKVLKELSLLRLLKRTNRRILRLHAVAVQCWHSLAAQRLPGLLPVPPRMCHLTPKPQEVTEAAVGSPATSTTSSKDVPMDPETRTPLGDPQPLTKNLGAGEAKEDVLGTLPQRFHLPAPKVLCRPSAQRWVKPCCTRSCSESLEHALTIHYPQ from the exons ATGGGGGACCAGCCCTGCCCACTGGGCTGCAGGGATCCAAAAAGCCACCTCCGCAAG GTGCTGAAGGAGCTGTCGCTGCTCCGGCTGCTGAAGCGCACGAACCGCAGGATCCTGCGGCTGCACGCCGTGGCCGTGCAGTGCTGGCACTCGCTCGCGGCGCAGAGGCTGCCCGGCCTCCTGCCGGTCCCTCCCAG GATGTGCCACCTCACCCCAAAGCCACAGGAGGTCACGGAGGCGGCCGTCGGCAgcccagccaccagcaccaccagcagcaaggATGTGCCCATGGACCCCGAGACCAGGACCCCGCTGGGGGACCCGCAGCCTCTCACCAAGAACTTGGGTGCTGGCGAGGCCAAGGAGGACGTGCTGGGGACCCTGCCCCAGCGCTTCCACTTGCCAGCCCCCAAAGTGCTCTGCCGGCCGTCGGCCCAGCGCTGGGTCAAACCCTGCTGCACCCGCTCCTGCAGCGAGAGCCTGGAGCACGCGCTCACCATCCACTACCCGCAGTGA